A single region of the Austwickia chelonae genome encodes:
- a CDS encoding PTS transporter subunit IIC yields the protein MSQTSAATALKEGPPGKEESTLDPKATTPATAPATAEAAPRPSFMMNILNGIALGVIVSLIPGAFLGEILKVLLPTAPWLKVLLDATTVSTSMMAVVIGFFVGLNFKFTPIESGSIAIATQFASGAVVITNGAMVLKGTGDVITMGMTAALGAAIVLAIGERTRTYAILVVPVTVVAVAGVAGRLMLPYNMSVTAAIGRGIEQLLSLQPIVMAVLIAVVFSVLILSPVTTVGIALAISISGIGAGAANLGVCAAGFGFAVLGWRVNGPGLCVAHVLGSPKISMARFLSNPKIAIPTICSAALCGLVGVTLGIDGTPFSAGFGFSGAVGPVAFMSAHSWSMTAVLKGLVAFLAAPLSLALLFNHLFKKVVPLVKDEDYRLDIGR from the coding sequence ATGTCCCAGACATCCGCAGCCACTGCCCTCAAGGAGGGGCCACCCGGGAAGGAGGAGTCGACCCTCGACCCGAAGGCCACCACCCCGGCCACGGCCCCGGCCACCGCCGAAGCCGCACCCAGGCCCTCCTTCATGATGAACATCCTGAACGGAATCGCTCTCGGCGTGATCGTCTCCCTGATCCCTGGCGCCTTTCTCGGCGAAATCCTCAAGGTGCTGCTGCCGACAGCGCCCTGGCTGAAGGTCCTCCTCGACGCCACCACGGTGTCCACCTCCATGATGGCCGTCGTCATCGGATTCTTCGTCGGACTGAACTTCAAGTTCACCCCCATCGAATCCGGATCGATCGCGATCGCCACCCAATTCGCTTCCGGAGCTGTCGTCATCACCAATGGCGCCATGGTTCTCAAGGGCACCGGCGATGTCATCACCATGGGGATGACCGCCGCACTGGGCGCCGCCATCGTGCTGGCCATCGGTGAACGCACCCGTACTTACGCCATCCTCGTCGTACCGGTCACCGTCGTTGCCGTCGCCGGAGTCGCCGGACGGCTGATGCTGCCCTACAACATGAGCGTCACCGCTGCCATCGGGCGCGGCATCGAACAGCTGCTCAGCCTGCAACCCATCGTGATGGCAGTCCTGATCGCCGTGGTCTTCTCCGTGCTGATCCTCTCTCCGGTGACCACCGTCGGTATCGCCCTGGCGATCTCCATCTCCGGTATCGGCGCAGGCGCGGCCAATCTCGGGGTCTGCGCGGCCGGATTCGGTTTCGCCGTCCTCGGCTGGAGGGTCAACGGCCCTGGACTGTGCGTCGCCCACGTGCTGGGGTCGCCGAAGATCTCCATGGCCAGATTCCTGTCCAACCCGAAGATCGCCATCCCCACCATCTGCAGCGCAGCCCTGTGTGGACTCGTCGGCGTCACCTTGGGTATCGACGGCACGCCCTTCAGCGCGGGCTTCGGTTTCTCCGGCGCCGTCGGCCCGGTCGCCTTCATGAGCGCCCACAGCTGGTCGATGACCGCTGTCCTCAAAGGCCTGGTGGCCTTCCTGGCCGCGCCCCTGAGCCTGGCTCTGCTGTTCAACCACCTTTTCAAGAAGGTCGTCCCGCTGGTGAAGGACGAGGACTACCGTCTCGACATCGGCCGCTGA
- a CDS encoding carbohydrate kinase family protein, whose amino-acid sequence MLGVLGDLVHDVVVHRQEPIRYASDTAATVVVRRGGSAANVAAFAGLCHPTRFFGCVGDDLAGRLAVEELRACGVDVRVQRRGRTGTIVVMVDETGERSMFPDRGASAELEHLGDEELRGVELLHCPAYGLVGGSTASTAMDALARVRDAGGLTSVDVSSVGVVRALSPTVFADLLCRISPDVISANAQECSVSGLVSADGRPGPTLARMPRTLVVARHGPDPTTLVQVGMDPVRVPVPPVPVVRDTTGAGDAFNAGFLATWLGDRRDLVNAVQAGHRSAARVLHQLGAALTGESPDRAVSRPGPEITRSQRPMSRR is encoded by the coding sequence ATGCTCGGGGTGCTGGGCGATCTGGTGCACGACGTGGTCGTTCACCGGCAGGAACCGATCCGGTACGCCTCGGATACCGCCGCGACGGTGGTCGTACGTCGAGGAGGCAGCGCGGCCAATGTGGCGGCCTTTGCCGGGCTGTGTCATCCGACACGTTTCTTCGGGTGTGTAGGGGATGATCTGGCTGGCCGGCTGGCGGTCGAGGAGCTCCGGGCCTGCGGGGTCGACGTACGGGTTCAGCGCCGAGGCCGCACCGGGACGATCGTGGTGATGGTCGATGAGACCGGTGAGCGCTCGATGTTCCCTGATCGTGGGGCGTCAGCGGAGCTGGAGCATCTCGGCGACGAGGAGTTGCGGGGAGTGGAGCTTCTGCATTGTCCGGCCTATGGGTTGGTCGGGGGCAGTACGGCGTCCACCGCGATGGACGCTTTGGCCAGGGTCCGCGATGCAGGCGGATTGACCAGCGTCGACGTCTCTTCGGTCGGCGTGGTCCGGGCCTTGTCTCCGACGGTTTTCGCAGATCTGCTGTGTCGGATCTCGCCGGACGTGATCTCGGCGAATGCGCAGGAATGTTCTGTGTCGGGCCTGGTGTCTGCCGACGGCCGCCCCGGACCGACACTGGCTCGGATGCCGAGGACCCTGGTAGTGGCTCGGCATGGCCCCGACCCGACCACGTTGGTGCAGGTGGGCATGGACCCGGTACGGGTACCGGTGCCGCCGGTGCCCGTGGTGCGCGACACCACAGGCGCCGGTGACGCCTTCAACGCAGGCTTCCTGGCGACCTGGCTGGGTGACCGCCGTGATCTCGTCAATGCGGTTCAGGCTGGGCATCGGTCGGCCGCACGGGTGCTCCACCAGCTGGGGGCGGCTCTGACGGGAGAGTCTCCGGACCGGGCAGTGTCGCGGCCCGGCCCGGAGATCACGCGTTCTCAGCGGCCGATGTCGAGACGGTAG
- a CDS encoding pseudouridine-5'-phosphate glycosidase, whose product MTMSYRIRIAEDVRMAVAAGRPVLALESTIITHGLPRPLNLRIAQDAERIVRSFEVLPATVGVVDGVPTVGLSAEEIEALASDEQAVKVSVRDLCTTAVARANGGTTIAATSHLAHRAGIAVFATGGLGGVHRGASFSFDESTDLHTLSQVPVVLVCSGVKAVLDVRATLERLETLAVPVLGYRTNRCPGFYVPDAGLPLRQRADSPEQVADVFRAQSAFGVSSAVVVANPIPAEAALEPEELDQMLARAWTAAESSEVSGQDATPFLLEQLSRSTGGRSVQANVALYLSNVRLGALVAAALSRASAAVRG is encoded by the coding sequence ATGACCATGTCCTATCGCATCCGTATCGCTGAGGACGTCCGGATGGCCGTCGCTGCGGGCAGACCAGTCCTGGCGTTGGAGTCGACCATTATCACCCATGGTCTGCCCCGCCCGCTCAACCTCAGGATCGCGCAGGATGCCGAGCGCATCGTCCGTTCCTTCGAGGTCCTTCCCGCGACCGTGGGGGTCGTCGACGGTGTCCCGACGGTCGGGCTTTCCGCCGAGGAGATCGAGGCGCTCGCCTCGGACGAGCAGGCGGTGAAGGTCTCCGTACGGGATCTGTGCACTACGGCGGTGGCTCGGGCGAACGGGGGCACGACGATCGCAGCCACCAGCCATCTCGCCCATCGTGCGGGCATAGCGGTCTTCGCGACCGGCGGTCTGGGCGGAGTACACCGCGGCGCATCCTTCTCGTTCGACGAGTCGACCGATCTCCACACCTTGTCCCAGGTGCCGGTCGTGCTGGTCTGTTCGGGGGTGAAGGCGGTACTCGATGTTCGGGCGACCTTGGAACGTCTGGAGACTTTGGCGGTTCCGGTGCTGGGATACCGGACGAACCGCTGTCCGGGTTTCTACGTCCCGGATGCGGGGCTCCCGCTGAGGCAGCGGGCCGATTCGCCTGAGCAGGTCGCCGATGTCTTCCGCGCCCAGTCGGCTTTTGGTGTGTCCTCCGCCGTGGTGGTGGCCAATCCGATCCCGGCAGAAGCGGCTTTGGAGCCGGAGGAGCTGGATCAGATGCTCGCCCGGGCTTGGACTGCGGCGGAGAGTTCGGAGGTGAGTGGTCAGGATGCGACGCCCTTCCTGTTGGAGCAGCTGTCCCGGTCGACCGGGGGACGTAGCGTGCAGGCGAATGTGGCGCTCTATCTGAGCAATGTGCGGTTGGGCGCTTTGGTGGCGGCCGCCTTGTCCCGGGCGTCGGCGGCTGTTCGGGGGTGA
- a CDS encoding MFS transporter: protein MITTPTKNRNDLRTFLALPGLLRLLLITQLAFNIGFYLVVPFLASYLGDELKLAGWMIGVILGLRTFSQQGMFFFGGALADRFGIRLSIVVGCLIRITAFLVLGLTQELPGVIVGVTLIGLAAALFSPATESAIVAWGHEVEQGGGPTLQEIVGLESMCSKLGSVIGPLLGGVLLVIPFRATCLVAAGIFTIILAAQLRWLPRGTRIGEPTAILESLSTVLTNRTFLVFAAIHSTYLLTYNQLYLAVPVELARIGAPSTAITWLFALAALLTITLQLPVTRRALRWGTAAALRRGYLLLSGCFLVVAVAAPYSVNGPTAYLPVITLVVLLHLGQMLVLPAARDTVAELAQHRCLGSYLGFISSLGGLAVLIGSTAAGQLLDLARTPNPSAPVPWLFLAALPACSALAITIFCRRRSTPTPNTAARP, encoded by the coding sequence ATGATCACCACCCCCACGAAGAACCGGAACGACCTCCGCACCTTCCTCGCACTGCCCGGACTGCTGCGCCTCCTGCTGATCACCCAACTGGCCTTCAACATCGGCTTCTACCTGGTGGTCCCCTTCCTCGCCTCCTACCTGGGCGACGAACTCAAACTCGCCGGATGGATGATCGGAGTGATCCTCGGTCTCCGCACCTTCTCCCAACAAGGCATGTTCTTCTTCGGCGGTGCACTCGCCGACCGCTTCGGCATCCGGCTCAGCATCGTCGTCGGATGCCTGATCCGGATCACGGCCTTCCTCGTCCTCGGACTCACCCAGGAACTCCCCGGCGTCATCGTCGGCGTCACCCTCATCGGACTGGCCGCCGCACTCTTCTCCCCAGCCACCGAATCGGCCATCGTCGCCTGGGGCCACGAAGTCGAACAGGGCGGTGGACCCACCCTTCAGGAAATCGTCGGACTCGAAAGCATGTGCTCCAAGCTCGGATCGGTCATCGGCCCCCTGCTCGGCGGTGTCCTCCTCGTCATCCCCTTCCGCGCGACCTGCCTCGTCGCGGCCGGCATCTTTACCATCATCCTTGCCGCACAGCTGCGATGGCTCCCCCGAGGAACCCGCATCGGAGAACCCACCGCCATCCTCGAATCCTTGTCCACCGTGCTCACCAACCGGACCTTCCTCGTCTTCGCCGCGATCCACTCGACCTACCTGCTCACCTACAACCAGCTGTACCTCGCAGTCCCCGTCGAACTTGCACGCATCGGCGCACCCAGCACCGCGATCACCTGGCTGTTCGCGCTCGCCGCCCTTCTGACCATCACCCTGCAACTCCCGGTGACTCGACGGGCGCTGCGCTGGGGCACAGCTGCCGCACTACGCCGCGGATACCTTCTGCTCTCAGGTTGCTTCCTCGTCGTCGCCGTCGCAGCCCCGTACTCGGTGAACGGGCCGACCGCCTATCTCCCGGTGATCACCCTCGTCGTCCTCCTGCACCTCGGGCAGATGCTGGTACTCCCCGCCGCCCGGGACACCGTCGCCGAACTCGCTCAACACCGCTGCCTCGGCAGCTACCTCGGCTTCATCTCTTCATTGGGCGGACTTGCGGTACTCATCGGAAGCACCGCCGCCGGGCAACTCCTCGACCTGGCACGCACCCCCAACCCCAGCGCGCCTGTCCCCTGGCTCTTCCTGGCCGCCCTCCCCGCCTGCTCGGCCCTCGCCATCACGATCTTCTGCCGACGCAGATCCACCCCCACCCCGAACACCGCAGCCCGCCCCTGA